In Dermatophagoides farinae isolate YC_2012a chromosome 9, ASM2471394v1, whole genome shotgun sequence, a genomic segment contains:
- the LOC124497515 gene encoding tryptophan 5-hydroxylase 1-like: MAHLRRIHFQSRKCCSSVSAASMPDFSDNYFEELKRKIRFICDDGMKQTVMNNKQNDGHGAKLCNKNQQQQQQQQQQQPQKQQQQSDHHNAVIFSLKNQVAGLVRALRIFQEFNINVRHIESRKSRRKNSQYEIYLDIDCDDREKMQQLLHQLRHEVDCCTYEEFERICNSPKSKEPPKQLPSILTSQSSFDKGDLIGEDGMPWFPQRIADLDYSSNRVLMYGAELDADHPGFKDPVYRQRRKYFTDCAMNYRHGQPIPRIEYSDEETRTWGVIYTELRKLYEKHACKEFNDNLELLEQHCGYRANNIPQLEDISQFLKQRTGFQLRCVAGYLSARDFLAGLAFRVFYCTQYIRHSSDPFYTPEPDCCHELLGHCPLLADPSFAQFSHEIGLASLGANDEEVDKLATCYFFTIEFGLCKQQNELKVYGAGLLSSVAELKHAVSGSAHILAFDPILTCQQEPMITTFQKMYFYTDSFMDAKEQMREFAKTIKRPFGVRYNPYTQSVEILSNTKKILNLVSELKGDLCIVTNALAKIKEDNDDDGVGGNDSDNNGDTIHGANDHDHLVLNEADARRNSQANLDQMIMDMNKIQVSCENHQQQQQMNHQE; the protein is encoded by the exons ATGGCACATTTACGACGTATACATTTTCAAAGTAGAAAATGTTGTTCATCTGTATCGGCTGCTAGTATGCCGGATTTTAgtgataattattttgaaGAACTTAAA aGAAAGATTCGCTTCATTTGCGATGATGGTATGAAACAGACTGTTatgaataacaaacaaaatgatggtcATGGCGCGAAACTttgtaataaaaatcaacaacaacaacaacaacaacagcagcagcagccacaaaaacaacaacagcaatcagatcatcataatgccgtaatattttcattgaaaaatcaagTTGCTGGTCTAGTTCGAGCATTAAGAATATTTCAAGAATTTAATATCAATGTTCGTCATattgaatcaagaaaatctcgacgaaaaaattcacaatatGAAATCTATTTAGatattgattgtgatgatagGGAAAAAATGCAACAATTACTTCATCAACTTCG ACATGAAGTTGATTGTTGTACATATGAAGAATTTGAACGTATTTGTAATTCTCCAAAATCGAAAGAACCACCTAAACAATTACCATCGATTCTtacatcacaatcatcatttgataaaGGTGATCTTATCGGCGAAGATGGTATGCCATGGTTTCCACAACGTATTGCCGATCTAGATTATTCTTCGAATCGTGTTTTAATGTATGGCGCTGAATTGGATGCTGATCATCCGGGATTCAAAGATCCTGTTTATCGACAACGAAGAAAATATTTCACTGATTGTGCAATGAATTATCGACA TGGACAACCAATTCCACGTATTGAATATTCGGATGAAGAAACTAGAACCTGGGGTGTCATCTATACTGAACTGCGTAAATTGTATGAAAAACATGCTTGCAAAGAATTTAATGATAACCTGGAATTATTGGAACAACATTGTGGTTATCGGGCTAATAATATTCCACAATTGGAAGATATTTCTCAATTTCTTAAAC AACGAACTGGATTTCAACTTCGATGTGTAGCTGGATATCTTTCGGCACGAGATTTTCTAGCCGGTCTAGCATTTCGTGTATTTTATTGTACACAATATATTCGACATTCAAGTGATCCATTCTATACACCGG AACCGGATTGTTGTCATGAATTATTGGGACATTGTCCATTATTAGCTGATCCAAGTTTTGCACAATTTTCTCATGAAATTGGTCTAGCATCGTTGGGtgcaaatgatgaagaagtgGATAAATTGGCTACCTgttattttttcaccattgaATTTGGTCTATGTAAACAACAGAATGAATTAAAAGTATATGGTGCcggtttattatcatcggtTGCTGAACTGAAACATGCTGTATCTGGTTCAGCACATATACTTGCATTCGATCCAATATTAACATGTCAACAGGAACCAATGATAACAACATTTCAGAAAATGTATTTCTATACAGATTCATTTATGGATGCAAAAGAACAGATGAGAGAATTTGCTAAAACCATCAAACGTCCATTCGGTGTACGTTATAATCCATATACACAATCGGTAGAGATATTGAGtaatacgaaaaaaatcctCAATCTAGTAAGCGAATTAAAAGGTGATCTTTGTATTGTGACAAATGCATTGGCTAAAATTAAAGaagataatgacgatgatggcgTTGGTGGTAATGATtcagataataatggtgatacTATCCATGGTgctaatgatcatgatcatcttgTATTGAATGAAGCTGACGCTCGTCGTAATAGTCAAGCAAATTTAGATCAAATGATTATGGATATGAACAAAATACAGGTATCAtgtgaaaatcatcaacaacagcaacaaatgaatcatcaggaataa
- the LOC124497517 gene encoding growth/differentiation factor 8, whose translation MNDNDDRMLSDDSSLSSSSSSVYYSNSSSTTIKNNKVPLKNSESKSNHHHNHHSMKITTKSQQQQQQQQSQMIRMNRNCTSCLNDEHTRQLRIESIKMNILNKLNMERAPNVSIRLLPKIPPINSMLNRFSQMMNDQSSSSDGTPKMMTKILGINDYFGPINNLDFGTANVDDIDDDNEFVSTEKSIVFAQQQPPFDRIVDQDLRLQYFKFPSNIYHLHVQKAFLWLYMKGSSSSSSSSSQLKTNSWIVIYQVVRNGHTPLVLVKSKRISNNITRKGGWIHFRMEKLLTKWFENPETNLGIVIHAYDNNGQQISVIHSDDVEQDSPLRPFIEIGVDRKNPSQSIRRKRTIGLNCEDKSAEVRCCRYPLTVDFEQFGWDWIIAPKRYQANYCSGECPFVLMNQYPHTHLIQQINMNAIGPCCSPRKMSSISMLYLDSDYNVIYGILPNMVVERCGCS comes from the exons atgaatgataatgatgatcgaatgttgtcagatgattcatcattatcatcatcatcatcatctgtttattattcaaattcatcatcaacaactataaaaaataacaaagTTCCATTGAAGAATTCGGaatcgaaatcaaatcatcatcataatcatcattcaatgaaaatcacTACtaaatcacaacaacaacagcagcaacaacaatcacaaatgATACGAATGAATCGTAATTGTACATCATgtttaaatgatgaacatacTAGACAATTAcgtattgaatcaattaaaatgaacatattgaacaaattgaatatgGAACGTGCACCAAATGTTAGTATACGACTATTGCCAAAAATACCgccaataaattcaatgttgaatcgtttttcacaaatgatgaatgatcaatcatcatcatctgatggtacaccaaaaatgatgacaaaaattcTTGGCATAAACGATTATTTTGGACCAATTAATAATCTTGATTTTGGTACtgccaatgttgatgatattgatgatgataatgaatttgttagtacggaaaaatcaatcgtttttgctcaacaacaac cTCCATTCGACCGTATCGTTGATCAAGATTTACGTTTAcaatattttaaatttccaTCCAATATCTATCATTTACATGTACAGAAAGCATTTCTATGGCTTTACATGAaaggttcatcatcatcatcatcatcatcatcacaattgaaaacaaattcatggATAGTCATCTATCAGGTTGTACGTAATGGTCATACACCATTAGTTTTG GTGAAATCAAAACGAATATCAAACAATATAACACGTAAAGGTGGTTGGATACATTTTCgtatggaaaaattattaacaaAATGGTTTGAAAATCCAGAAACAAATCTTGGCATCGTTATACATgcatatgataataatggacaACAGATTAGTGTTATACatagtgatgatgttgaacaGGATTCACCATTG AGACCATTCATAGAAATTGGTGTGGATCGAAAAAACCCATCACAATCGATACGTCGTAAACGTACCATTGGTTTAAATTGTGAAGATAAATCAGCTGAAGtacgttgttgtcgttatcCATTAACGGTGgattttgaacaatttgGCTGGGATTGGATTATAGCACCAAAACGTTATCAAGCCAATTATTGTAGTGGTGAATGTCCATTCgtattgatgaatcaatatcCACATACACATTTAATACAACAGATTAATATGAATGCAATTGGACCATGTTGTTCACCACGGAAAATGTCTTCAATATCGATGCTTTATCTGGATAGTGATTATAATGTCATTTATGGAATTTTACCCAATATGGTTGTTGAACGTTGTGGTTGTTcataa